In the Muricauda sp. MAR_2010_75 genome, one interval contains:
- a CDS encoding SMI1/KNR4 family protein, whose protein sequence is MNTFENIKKGIPNTITLPIELKKLCEWTEQHGYPISGCFELRADDGETMRYWLGFNDVSDRFGLFGAGASGDIYAFWLTDDGSQKIVHLGSEGDAIYILADNFVDFLRLLAIGYDEIGFADMNKTAEEWNLEVGNAKNEGINPKFREWVEQEFQVKVPRKGNEITNFKDKEFNDWIERQLKKYS, encoded by the coding sequence ATGAACACCTTTGAAAACATAAAAAAAGGAATCCCGAATACAATTACCCTGCCCATTGAATTGAAAAAACTATGCGAATGGACCGAACAACATGGGTATCCCATTAGCGGATGCTTTGAATTAAGGGCCGATGACGGGGAAACCATGCGATATTGGCTCGGCTTTAATGATGTATCCGATAGATTTGGCTTGTTTGGAGCTGGAGCTTCCGGTGATATTTATGCCTTTTGGTTAACAGATGATGGAAGTCAGAAAATAGTGCATTTAGGCTCCGAAGGAGACGCCATCTATATTCTCGCTGATAATTTTGTTGATTTCTTAAGGCTATTGGCCATTGGGTATGATGAAATTGGATTTGCCGACATGAACAAAACCGCTGAGGAATGGAATTTGGAAGTTGGCAATGCCAAAAACGAAGGAATTAATCCTAAATTCAGAGAGTGGGTGGAACAGGAATTTCAGGTAAAAGTACCCCGAAAAGGAAACGAGATAACCAATTTTAAGGATAAGGAATTCAACGATTGGATTGAAAGGCAACTCAAGAAATACTCCTAA
- a CDS encoding cupin domain-containing protein: MINKDNSPTYKWGDNCHSWVFVDNENLSVKMESMPSWTKEKLHFHSKAQQFFFILKGMATFYILNEVKSVPENSGILIDPKTEHYIANETENDLDFLVISQPNTNNDRTTIA; this comes from the coding sequence ATGATCAACAAAGACAATTCACCTACCTATAAATGGGGAGATAACTGCCACAGTTGGGTTTTTGTGGATAACGAAAATCTTTCTGTAAAAATGGAATCAATGCCGAGTTGGACTAAAGAAAAACTTCATTTCCACTCAAAAGCACAGCAATTCTTTTTCATACTAAAAGGCATGGCCACGTTTTACATTTTGAATGAAGTAAAATCCGTTCCAGAAAACAGTGGAATCTTAATCGACCCTAAAACAGAACACTACATTGCAAATGAAACTGAAAACGATTTGGATTTTCTTGTAATTTCACAACCCAATACCAATAACGACAGAACAACCATTGCGTAA
- a CDS encoding PD40 domain-containing protein translates to MPQTFKTPHIQKNHSVFLAFTVLVLVSACRTKNQKANGHNPSTEPSLYLGQTPPGTTPEPFAPGMVTSEDWEVSGVFTPDLKEFYFIRLDADREKQEMVAFKNKDGQWHETVVAPRRGQPFFSSDGKTMYLSSRYRKRTETGDWSKMETLSSPFDTLPTMRLSVSDKGTYFFDEFKPDFTGDIWYSQLVDGKHEEPKRLTKTINNGKSFHPFIAPDESYLIFDSEREDGFGDSDIYISFREQDGSWGEPINLGGQINTEAWEACASVTPDGKYLFFNRTVGPVKHENDDYENVDIFWVDTGVIENLKNK, encoded by the coding sequence ATGCCACAAACCTTTAAAACACCTCACATTCAAAAAAATCACTCGGTTTTCCTTGCATTTACCGTATTGGTGCTCGTAAGTGCTTGCCGTACCAAAAACCAGAAAGCAAATGGCCATAATCCCTCTACGGAACCAAGCCTTTATTTGGGTCAAACCCCACCTGGAACAACACCAGAACCCTTTGCTCCCGGAATGGTGACCTCGGAAGATTGGGAGGTCAGTGGTGTTTTTACACCCGATTTAAAAGAATTTTATTTCATTCGACTTGATGCAGACAGGGAAAAACAGGAAATGGTGGCTTTTAAAAACAAGGATGGCCAATGGCATGAAACTGTGGTAGCTCCTCGTAGGGGGCAGCCCTTTTTCTCTTCAGATGGCAAGACCATGTATTTAAGCAGTCGGTACAGAAAGCGCACTGAAACTGGTGACTGGTCCAAAATGGAAACCCTTTCCTCCCCCTTTGATACCTTACCAACGATGCGTCTTTCCGTGTCGGACAAAGGGACATATTTTTTTGATGAGTTTAAACCGGATTTTACAGGTGATATTTGGTATTCACAATTGGTGGATGGAAAACACGAAGAACCAAAACGCCTTACCAAAACCATCAATAATGGGAAAAGCTTCCACCCTTTTATCGCTCCGGATGAGTCTTATCTTATATTTGATAGTGAAAGAGAAGATGGATTTGGCGATTCCGACATTTATATCAGCTTCCGTGAACAAGACGGTTCTTGGGGCGAACCCATTAATTTAGGGGGCCAAATAAACACGGAAGCCTGGGAAGCCTGTGCCAGTGTTACACCAGATGGGAAGTACCTATTTTTCAATAGAACTGTAGGACCCGTTAAACACGAAAATGATGATTATGAAAATGTGGATATTTTTTGGGTGGATACCGGAGTTATTGAAAACCTCAAGAATAAATAA
- a CDS encoding SDR family NAD(P)-dependent oxidoreductase — protein sequence MSTLNGKVAVITGGNSGIGYATAKKLKEEGATVIITGRSTDKVDSAAAELGVKGIVADVLDLSAIDAAVGLVKDEFGKIDILFVNAGVFIPMPVGQNSEDGFDTLLDINFKGAVFTIEKFLPILNDGGSIINLSSINAYTGMPNTAVYGATKAALNSYTRAAATELAPRKIRVNALNPGPIATPIFSKTGMTEEQLKGMGEMMQNRIPLKRYGQPEEIAEVAAFLASDKASFITGAEYNVDGGLNINPIFAA from the coding sequence ATGAGTACATTAAATGGTAAAGTAGCCGTAATAACCGGAGGAAACAGTGGTATCGGTTACGCAACGGCCAAAAAACTAAAAGAGGAAGGCGCAACTGTAATCATCACTGGACGCTCAACCGATAAAGTTGATTCGGCAGCTGCAGAATTAGGTGTCAAGGGAATTGTAGCGGATGTTTTGGATCTTTCTGCTATAGACGCGGCCGTGGGTCTGGTTAAAGATGAATTTGGGAAAATCGATATTTTGTTTGTAAATGCAGGTGTTTTTATTCCCATGCCCGTAGGGCAAAATTCAGAGGATGGGTTTGACACCTTGTTGGACATTAATTTTAAAGGAGCTGTTTTTACCATCGAGAAATTTCTTCCTATTCTTAATGATGGCGGCAGTATTATAAACCTGTCATCAATAAATGCGTACACAGGAATGCCCAACACTGCGGTTTATGGGGCTACAAAAGCGGCCTTAAATTCGTATACCCGAGCGGCTGCCACGGAATTGGCCCCACGAAAAATCAGGGTAAATGCGCTTAACCCAGGACCCATTGCCACGCCTATTTTCAGTAAAACAGGAATGACAGAAGAGCAATTAAAAGGAATGGGAGAAATGATGCAAAATCGGATTCCTTTAAAAAGGTACGGACAACCGGAGGAAATTGCAGAGGTGGCCGCTTTCCTTGCTTCTGACAAAGCTTCTTTTATTACGGGAGCCGAATATAATGTGGATGGAGGACTGAACATCAATCCAATATTTGCAGCGTAA
- a CDS encoding TetR/AcrR family transcriptional regulator: MPRVKLFDEQEVLTKAMNLFWKQGYSATSIQELVAHLGINRASLYDTFGDKEQLFKKAFALYRKQNIDRISQLFQDQPNVKEGFSKLFTKAIDEAMLDTDRKGCFAVNNTTELVPNNESCLEILSSNRRDFENLFYEYLKKGQMKGQISEGKDLRALASFLLILYNGIQVVSKINTDKKELTDSVDVALSLIA; the protein is encoded by the coding sequence ATGCCGAGAGTAAAATTATTTGATGAACAAGAAGTCTTGACCAAAGCAATGAATCTGTTTTGGAAGCAAGGGTATTCGGCAACTTCCATACAGGAATTGGTAGCCCATTTGGGAATAAACAGGGCAAGCCTGTACGATACTTTTGGAGATAAGGAGCAACTTTTTAAAAAAGCCTTTGCGCTTTACCGTAAACAAAATATTGATAGAATTAGTCAGCTTTTTCAAGACCAACCCAATGTTAAAGAGGGGTTTTCCAAACTTTTTACTAAAGCTATTGACGAAGCTATGCTTGATACCGACAGAAAAGGGTGTTTTGCAGTAAACAATACTACAGAACTGGTTCCCAATAATGAAAGTTGTCTGGAAATCCTGTCAAGCAATAGGCGTGATTTTGAAAATCTATTTTATGAATACCTTAAAAAGGGACAGATGAAAGGCCAAATAAGTGAAGGTAAAGACCTAAGGGCATTGGCCTCTTTCTTATTAATACTATATAATGGTATTCAGGTTGTTTCCAAAATCAACACAGACAAAAAGGAACTAACAGATTCTGTGGATGTGGCCCTGTCTTTGATTGCCTAA
- a CDS encoding PA14 domain-containing protein: protein MGTTSFGIRKTKSLSPLRILFFIFFLLGTFLSFSQTTIWSENFNSYSNGTENGTASGPSATGWTTTLTGDVWVQSNRIVANNLGTEGIWQTNAINIYGYTSVSFSLDVATMSNTSQFEQGQDYFIGEYRVDGAASWTEFENASGDTSPSDPLNSSYTVNLPSTGSTLEIRIRFYNTASNEYYYIDNIEVQGTLPFCSGEVDFEFYDSVPSGNSVDNIPTTGALNTGTYTSFDVDALQNQEDPGDTDSFSIRYDGYIQINTAGSYTFYTSSDDGSKLYIDGIQVVDNDGLHGTQERSGSRTLTSGLHDIRVLFFENGGGESLTVQYQGPSISKQNIPFSVLYSNCSAPVADLDGDGIADSVDVDDDNDGILDTDECGGLGGNYVQTATNLRHFSNEGNAEGSPGTTYAANPTTYPGNSSRLLLQFPEVLPVGTSVSIFLGADPAVTDTDMQLQRSSAAGGNDGWIANADNTTPGSIREVTFTVSGSGLEYLRIEAYQTGARVYGATYGGGVDCTTVDTDSDGIPNYQDLDSDNDGIPDNVEAQTSLGYTAPSGSDSDNDGLDNAYETGGISYVDTDGDGTPDFMDTDSDNDGTNDTSEAALTLSGTDSDGDGLDNAIDTTTGYDDPGGDIDNPLNTTGGTLMLPDSDGDVASGGDLDFRDDTTNSDQPPSITASGDQTFCPGNAIAIVESVSIEDPDDTTLDAVYIQITSNYDVSGDVLNLTGTHPNISSSWDVSEGKLTLTGPTTLAEFETAIAAVQFQTTATVTSGDTRSFSIVLNEANYLASTGHYYEYVPSLGITWTNARDAAALRTFYGLQGYLATISIQDESDLLGSQAPGAGWIGASDAALEGDWYWVTGPEAGTLFWRGDSGGTAFGYEFWNGGEPNNSGNEDYAHITAPGVGLPGSWNDLSNTGAASGDYQPKGYLVEYGGMPGDPSYPDLAATTTITVDPTDPTGTAPSSVTVYCSADIPAADVSSITDEADNCDPSPTVTFISDVSDGGTNPETITRTYRITDASGNSLDVYQFITVTPFTISAQPSNQNVIVGNNGTFSVTTNGADTYQWEVSTNGGSSFAPIADGAEYSGTQTDTLTVIGPDMNKNGYIYRVQVSNSGSTCGDLTSNEATLITTIGTVITNRRVTYRVNKN, encoded by the coding sequence ATGGGCACAACCTCTTTTGGCATACGAAAAACAAAAAGTTTATCGCCATTGCGTATTCTCTTTTTTATCTTCTTTTTGCTAGGTACTTTTTTATCCTTTTCCCAAACCACGATTTGGAGCGAAAACTTTAACAGCTACTCCAATGGAACGGAAAACGGAACGGCTTCTGGACCTTCTGCTACAGGATGGACGACAACATTAACTGGTGATGTTTGGGTACAGAGCAACCGTATCGTGGCAAACAATTTGGGCACTGAAGGTATCTGGCAGACCAATGCCATCAATATTTATGGATATACCAGTGTCAGCTTTAGTTTGGATGTGGCCACAATGTCTAACACTAGCCAATTTGAACAAGGCCAAGATTACTTCATTGGTGAATACCGTGTTGATGGTGCTGCTTCATGGACCGAGTTTGAAAATGCTTCAGGTGATACCAGTCCATCAGACCCGCTAAATTCATCATATACCGTAAACCTTCCATCCACGGGGTCTACCTTGGAAATCAGAATACGCTTTTACAACACCGCAAGTAACGAATATTACTACATAGACAATATAGAGGTACAAGGCACCCTTCCATTTTGTTCCGGTGAGGTGGATTTTGAATTTTATGATAGTGTTCCTTCTGGAAACTCTGTGGACAACATCCCAACAACTGGCGCTTTGAACACAGGAACATACACCAGTTTTGATGTGGATGCCCTTCAAAATCAGGAAGATCCGGGAGATACTGATAGTTTCAGCATTCGATATGATGGATATATCCAAATTAACACCGCGGGATCATACACCTTTTATACCTCCTCGGATGATGGGTCAAAACTCTATATTGATGGGATCCAAGTTGTGGACAATGATGGGCTTCATGGTACACAAGAAAGGTCGGGAAGCAGAACACTGACCTCTGGTTTGCACGATATTAGGGTTCTTTTCTTTGAAAATGGCGGAGGCGAAAGCTTAACGGTCCAATACCAGGGACCTTCTATCTCCAAACAAAACATTCCCTTTTCCGTGCTCTATTCCAATTGCAGTGCTCCTGTGGCCGATTTAGACGGTGATGGCATTGCCGATAGCGTTGATGTCGATGACGACAATGATGGTATTTTAGATACGGATGAATGCGGCGGATTAGGAGGTAATTATGTACAAACAGCAACAAACCTAAGACATTTCAGCAATGAAGGTAACGCGGAAGGAAGTCCTGGTACAACCTATGCGGCCAATCCCACCACCTATCCCGGTAATAGCTCACGGCTTTTACTGCAGTTCCCCGAAGTATTGCCCGTTGGCACCTCAGTAAGCATTTTCTTGGGGGCTGATCCTGCCGTAACGGACACCGATATGCAATTACAACGCTCATCTGCAGCTGGAGGTAATGATGGGTGGATTGCCAATGCCGATAATACCACTCCGGGCTCCATACGTGAAGTAACTTTTACAGTCAGTGGTAGTGGTTTGGAATACCTCCGTATAGAGGCCTACCAAACTGGAGCCAGAGTCTATGGTGCCACTTATGGCGGCGGTGTGGATTGTACTACTGTGGATACCGATAGTGATGGAATCCCCAACTACCAAGACCTGGATAGTGACAATGATGGAATCCCCGACAATGTGGAGGCTCAAACCTCTTTAGGGTATACGGCACCCTCTGGTAGTGATTCTGATAATGACGGCCTGGATAATGCTTACGAAACGGGAGGGATTTCTTATGTGGATACCGATGGCGATGGAACCCCTGATTTTATGGACACCGATAGTGATAATGATGGAACCAATGACACGAGCGAAGCGGCCTTAACCCTTTCAGGAACTGATAGTGACGGGGACGGTCTGGACAATGCCATAGATACCACCACAGGCTATGATGATCCGGGAGGGGATATTGACAATCCACTGAACACGACAGGAGGAACACTGATGTTACCCGATTCTGATGGTGATGTGGCTTCTGGCGGCGACTTGGATTTTAGGGATGACACTACGAATTCAGATCAACCACCCTCAATAACCGCTAGCGGAGATCAGACATTTTGCCCCGGCAATGCCATTGCCATAGTGGAAAGTGTTTCCATTGAAGACCCAGATGACACTACTTTGGATGCTGTTTACATCCAAATTACATCAAACTATGATGTTTCCGGTGATGTTTTGAACCTCACCGGAACCCATCCCAATATCTCTTCAAGTTGGGATGTTTCCGAAGGAAAGTTAACCTTGACCGGACCAACCACTTTGGCAGAGTTTGAAACTGCTATTGCTGCTGTGCAATTCCAAACCACGGCTACAGTGACTTCGGGGGATACCCGTTCATTTTCAATTGTTTTGAACGAGGCCAACTACCTTGCCTCTACGGGGCATTACTATGAATATGTGCCTTCATTGGGCATCACATGGACAAATGCACGTGATGCCGCTGCATTGCGAACCTTTTATGGATTACAGGGGTATTTGGCAACCATTTCCATTCAGGATGAATCCGATCTATTGGGATCACAGGCTCCCGGAGCGGGTTGGATCGGTGCCAGTGATGCCGCCTTGGAAGGCGATTGGTACTGGGTAACTGGACCTGAAGCTGGAACCTTGTTCTGGCGCGGTGACTCTGGCGGAACAGCCTTTGGCTATGAATTCTGGAATGGCGGAGAGCCCAACAATAGTGGGAATGAAGATTATGCCCACATTACCGCACCGGGTGTAGGTTTGCCCGGATCATGGAACGACCTTTCAAATACGGGAGCGGCCAGTGGAGATTACCAACCTAAAGGATATTTGGTGGAATATGGCGGGATGCCGGGAGACCCCTCCTATCCAGACCTAGCGGCCACCACAACCATTACGGTTGACCCAACAGACCCAACGGGCACAGCACCTTCATCGGTAACCGTATATTGCTCTGCCGATATTCCTGCTGCTGATGTTTCCAGTATTACCGATGAGGCGGACAATTGCGACCCCAGTCCTACAGTCACTTTTATCAGCGATGTAAGTGATGGGGGCACCAATCCTGAAACCATTACTAGGACGTATCGGATTACTGATGCCTCTGGGAATTCGTTGGATGTGTACCAGTTTATAACCGTAACACCTTTTACCATATCAGCCCAACCCAGCAATCAAAATGTAATTGTGGGCAACAATGGAACCTTTTCGGTGACCACCAATGGAGCCGATACCTACCAATGGGAAGTAAGCACCAATGGAGGCAGCTCTTTTGCGCCCATAGCTGATGGAGCCGAGTATTCCGGAACCCAAACAGACACCCTTACGGTAATTGGCCCAGATATGAATAAAAATGGTTACATCTATCGAGTGCAGGTATCCAATTCAGGATCTACCTGTGGGGATTTAACCTCCAATGAAGCGACATTGATCACGACCATTGGCACTGTGATCACCAACCGAAGAGTTACGTACCGGGTGAACAAAAACTGA
- the rimP gene encoding ribosome assembly cofactor RimP, producing the protein MFKEKVKSLLDKALEAHPSLFLIDLTVGGDNNIKVILDGDAGVNLQDCMDISRAIEHNLDREEEDFSLEVTSAGATSPLQLPRQYNKNIGRKLKVKTGGKELEGTLIQTSENSITLEWKAREPKPVGKGKVTVQKKQEIAFSDIQQAKVILKF; encoded by the coding sequence ATGTTTAAGGAGAAAGTGAAGTCGTTGTTGGACAAGGCTTTGGAAGCGCATCCGTCTTTGTTTCTGATTGATCTTACAGTGGGCGGGGATAACAACATCAAGGTGATTTTGGACGGTGATGCAGGCGTCAATCTTCAGGATTGTATGGACATCAGTAGGGCCATTGAGCACAATCTAGACCGCGAGGAAGAAGATTTTTCTTTGGAAGTGACCTCGGCTGGAGCCACATCTCCTTTGCAATTGCCGCGTCAGTACAACAAGAATATTGGAAGAAAATTAAAGGTCAAGACCGGGGGCAAAGAATTGGAAGGCACCTTGATTCAGACCTCGGAAAATAGTATTACCTTGGAGTGGAAGGCCCGCGAGCCCAAACCGGTGGGTAAGGGAAAAGTTACCGTACAGAAGAAGCAGGAAATTGCATTTTCTGACATACAACAAGCAAAAGTGATATTAAAATTTTAA
- the nusA gene encoding transcription termination factor NusA, translating to MENLALIESFSEFKDDKFIDRVTLMAILEDVFRNALKKKFGSDDNFDIIINPDKGDLEIWRNRVVVEDGEVEEPNEEISLSEARKIEPDFEVGEDVSEEVKLIDLGRRAILALRQNLISKIHEHDNTTIYKQFKDLEGEIYTAEVHHIRHKAIILLDDEGNEIILPKEKQIPSDFFRKGDNVRGIIESVELKGNKPTIIMSRTSPIFLEQLFFQEIPEVFDGLITIKKAVRIPGEKAKVAVDSYDDRIDPVGACVGMKGSRIHGIVRELGNENIDVINWTNNPQLMVTRALSPARVSSVKLNDEKKTAQVYLKPEEVSKAIGRGGHNIRLAGQLTGYEIDVFREGVEEDVELTEFSDEIESWVIDEFKKIGLDTARSVLEQDVSDLVKRTDLEEETVQDVVRILKEEFED from the coding sequence ATGGAAAACCTAGCGCTGATCGAATCCTTTTCGGAGTTTAAGGACGATAAGTTTATTGACAGGGTGACCCTTATGGCCATTTTGGAGGATGTGTTCCGAAATGCACTCAAGAAAAAATTTGGTTCTGATGATAACTTTGATATCATCATTAACCCAGATAAAGGGGATTTGGAGATTTGGAGAAACCGTGTGGTGGTTGAAGATGGTGAAGTGGAAGAACCCAATGAAGAAATCTCGTTGTCGGAGGCCAGAAAAATTGAGCCCGACTTTGAAGTTGGAGAGGATGTTTCCGAAGAGGTAAAATTGATAGATTTGGGAAGAAGGGCCATTTTGGCGTTGCGCCAAAACCTCATTTCCAAGATTCATGAGCATGACAATACCACCATCTACAAGCAATTTAAAGACTTGGAAGGTGAGATTTACACCGCTGAGGTGCACCATATACGCCACAAGGCCATAATTTTGTTGGATGATGAAGGAAACGAAATAATTCTTCCCAAGGAAAAGCAGATTCCATCTGACTTTTTCAGAAAAGGGGATAATGTTAGGGGGATTATTGAAAGTGTGGAATTGAAAGGAAATAAGCCCACCATCATTATGTCCCGAACCTCACCCATTTTCTTGGAGCAATTGTTCTTCCAAGAAATCCCGGAGGTGTTCGATGGTTTGATTACAATTAAAAAAGCCGTTCGTATCCCTGGTGAGAAAGCCAAAGTGGCCGTGGATTCCTATGATGATCGAATTGATCCCGTAGGGGCATGTGTGGGAATGAAAGGATCCCGTATCCATGGAATTGTACGTGAATTGGGCAATGAAAATATCGATGTCATCAACTGGACCAACAATCCACAATTGATGGTGACACGGGCATTGAGTCCGGCTAGGGTATCATCGGTTAAACTGAACGATGAGAAAAAAACAGCTCAAGTCTACCTAAAGCCAGAGGAAGTTTCCAAAGCTATTGGTAGAGGTGGGCATAACATTCGATTGGCTGGTCAATTGACTGGTTATGAAATAGATGTGTTCCGTGAAGGCGTTGAGGAAGATGTGGAATTGACCGAGTTTTCAGATGAAATAGAAAGCTGGGTGATCGATGAATTCAAGAAAATTGGATTGGATACCGCACGAAGCGTTTTGGAACAAGATGTGAGCGACTTGGTGAAGCGAACCGATTTGGAAGAGGAAACCGTCCAAGATGTCGTTCGCATCCTTAAGGAAGAGTTTGAAGATTAA